In Desulfosporosinus youngiae DSM 17734, the genomic stretch GGCCACATAATTGCGGCCTTAAACTGATAACTTCTTCCGACCCTTTAAACGACGGCGCTTTATAACATTTCGCCCCGTTGGCGTACTCATCCGACTTAAAAAACCGTGAACACGCTTATGACGCCGATTCTTCGGTTGGTAGGTTCTCTTCAATTTAACGACACCTCCTTTATTTCAAACGAAAAGACATTCAATATCAATCAACAACATTACTTAGAGATTATACTCTAACGAATTTTGATCTGTCAAGCAAAGGACTTTGACATAGTGTGGATAACTCTTCCGCCAAAAAGTTATCCACGTGTGAATAATTTTCTAAACCGACTATATTCCTGTTGATA encodes the following:
- the rpmH gene encoding 50S ribosomal protein L34, whose protein sequence is MKRTYQPKNRRHKRVHGFLSRMSTPTGRNVIKRRRLKGRKKLSV